From Pandoraea norimbergensis, the proteins below share one genomic window:
- a CDS encoding ABC transporter ATP-binding protein, producing the protein MANNDYILETRGLTKEFRGFTAVNGVDLRVARGTIHALIGPNGAGKTTCFNLLTKFLVPSAGTITFNGEDITREAPAQIARRGIIRSFQISAVFPHLSVLENVRIGLQRNLGTAFHFWRSSDSLHQLDARAMELLAEVGLTEFAHTLTVELPYGRKRALEIATTLAMEPELMLLDEPTQGMGHEDVDRVTALIKKVSVGRTILMVEHNMNVVAGISDTITVLQRGEVLAEGPYHEVSKNPQVMEAYMGTADSELQGAHG; encoded by the coding sequence ATGGCGAACAACGATTACATTCTCGAAACCCGCGGACTCACCAAAGAGTTTCGTGGCTTCACCGCCGTGAACGGGGTCGACCTGCGCGTTGCGCGCGGCACCATTCACGCACTCATCGGGCCGAATGGCGCAGGCAAGACGACCTGCTTCAACCTGCTCACCAAATTCCTAGTGCCGAGCGCCGGCACCATCACGTTCAACGGCGAAGACATCACGCGTGAAGCCCCTGCGCAGATCGCGCGGCGCGGCATCATCCGCTCGTTCCAGATCTCTGCCGTGTTCCCGCACCTGTCGGTGCTGGAGAACGTGCGCATCGGCCTGCAACGCAACCTCGGCACGGCATTCCACTTCTGGCGCAGCAGCGATTCGCTGCATCAGCTCGATGCGCGCGCCATGGAGTTGCTCGCTGAAGTCGGACTCACCGAATTCGCTCACACCCTCACCGTCGAGTTGCCCTACGGCCGCAAGCGTGCGCTGGAAATCGCCACCACACTTGCTATGGAACCCGAACTAATGTTGCTCGATGAACCCACGCAAGGCATGGGTCACGAAGACGTGGATCGTGTGACGGCACTCATCAAGAAGGTGTCGGTCGGCCGCACGATTCTGATGGTCGAACACAACATGAACGTGGTGGCCGGCATCTCCGACACCATCACCGTGCTGCAACGCGGTGAGGTGCTGGCCGAAGGGCCGTATCACGAAGTCTCGAAGAATCCGCAAGTGATGGAAGCCTATATGGGCACCGCGGACAGCGAATTGCAGGGAGCCCACGGGTGA
- a CDS encoding GMC family oxidoreductase, producing the protein MSKQAAKEETFDYVIVGAGSAGCVLANRLTQDRDVNVLLLEAGGKDDYHWIHIPVGYLYCIGNPRTDWLYRTQAEAGLNGRSLAYPRGRVLGGSSSINGMIYMRGQREDYDVWADATGDDGWRWDNVLPLFKRSEDHYKGGSEFHGSGGEWRVEKQRLSWRVLDSFADAAEQMGIPKTDDFNRGDNFGIGYFEVNQRRGVRWSAAKGFLRPASERPNLTVITGASVSKLLFEGTRCTGVAYRGGNDDYTALARAEVILAAGAVNSPHLLEVSGIGDGERLRGFGIDVVSDLPGVGENLQDHLQLRTVYKLRGVTTLNLTANSLWGKLKIGMQYAFAQRGPMSMAPSQLGAFAKSREDVARPDLEYHVQPLSLDKFGEPLHKFNAFTASVCNLRPTSRGNVHLTSPDARVAPAIAPHYLSTEADLAVAADAIKLTRRIVGAPAFARYEPREYLPGPSYQSDEDLKRAAGDIGTTIFHPVGTCRMGRADDRNAVVDAELRVRGVQNLRVVDASVMPVITSGNTNSPTIMIAERASDMIRAARKAGR; encoded by the coding sequence ATGAGCAAGCAGGCTGCAAAGGAAGAGACCTTCGATTACGTGATCGTGGGGGCAGGATCGGCCGGCTGCGTGTTGGCCAATCGTCTGACGCAGGACCGTGACGTCAACGTGCTGCTGCTCGAAGCGGGCGGCAAAGACGACTATCACTGGATTCACATTCCCGTCGGCTATCTGTATTGCATCGGCAATCCGCGCACCGACTGGCTCTATCGCACGCAAGCCGAAGCGGGCCTGAATGGCCGCTCGCTCGCGTATCCGCGCGGCCGTGTGCTGGGCGGCAGTTCGTCGATCAACGGCATGATCTACATGCGCGGTCAGCGCGAAGATTACGATGTGTGGGCCGACGCGACCGGCGACGATGGCTGGCGTTGGGACAACGTGCTGCCGCTGTTCAAGCGCAGCGAAGATCACTACAAAGGCGGTTCGGAATTTCACGGCAGCGGCGGCGAATGGCGCGTCGAGAAGCAGCGCTTGTCGTGGCGCGTGCTCGATTCTTTCGCCGATGCCGCCGAGCAAATGGGCATCCCCAAAACCGACGACTTCAATCGCGGCGATAACTTCGGCATCGGCTACTTCGAAGTGAATCAGCGGCGCGGTGTGCGCTGGAGTGCGGCGAAGGGCTTTCTGCGACCGGCCAGCGAGCGACCGAATCTGACGGTGATTACGGGCGCGAGCGTGAGCAAGCTGTTGTTCGAAGGCACGCGTTGCACGGGCGTGGCGTATCGCGGTGGTAATGACGACTACACGGCACTCGCGCGTGCCGAAGTCATTCTCGCGGCGGGCGCGGTGAATTCGCCGCATCTACTTGAGGTATCGGGCATTGGCGATGGCGAGCGTCTGCGGGGTTTCGGTATCGACGTCGTGTCCGATCTGCCCGGTGTCGGCGAGAACTTGCAGGACCATCTGCAATTGCGCACGGTGTACAAGTTGCGCGGCGTCACGACGCTCAATCTCACTGCAAACAGTCTGTGGGGAAAGCTCAAGATCGGCATGCAGTATGCGTTCGCGCAGCGCGGGCCGATGAGTATGGCACCGTCGCAACTGGGCGCGTTTGCGAAGAGCCGCGAAGACGTGGCGCGACCCGATCTCGAATACCACGTGCAGCCGCTCTCGCTCGACAAGTTCGGCGAGCCGCTGCACAAGTTCAATGCGTTCACGGCGTCGGTATGCAACCTGCGACCGACGTCGCGCGGCAATGTGCATTTGACGTCGCCCGACGCGCGTGTAGCGCCGGCCATCGCACCGCACTACCTGTCGACGGAAGCCGACCTTGCGGTGGCCGCCGATGCCATCAAGCTCACACGCCGCATCGTGGGCGCGCCGGCATTTGCGCGCTACGAGCCGCGCGAGTATCTGCCGGGGCCGTCGTATCAGAGCGATGAGGATCTGAAGCGCGCTGCGGGGGATATCGGCACGACGATCTTCCATCCGGTAGGGACGTGTCGCATGGGACGCGCCGACGATCGCAATGCGGTGGTCGACGCCGAACTTCGCGTGCGCGGCGTGCAGAACCTGCGCGTGGTGGATGCCTCCGTCATGCCGGTGATCACCTCAGGTAACACCAATTCGCCGACGATCATGATCGCCGAGCGCGCGAGCGACATGATTCGCGCGGCGCGAAAAGCAGGGCGGTGA
- a CDS encoding CoA-acylating methylmalonate-semialdehyde dehydrogenase, with amino-acid sequence MSSADIATVQHFIGGQQVAGRSERFADVYNPAEGAVTARVALASEADVDAAVAAAKAALPAWSETAPLKRARVLFKFKALLDAHQDDLARIISREHGKVFSDARGEVTRGIEIVEYACGAPQLLMGKHSDNIGGGIDNWHLRQPVGVCAGITPFNFPAMVPMWMFPVAIACGNTFVLKPSERDPSASLLMAELLREAGLPDGVFNVVQGDKVAVDALLAHPDVEALSFVGSTPIAEYIYTEGTRRGKRVQALGGAKNHLVVMPDADLDQAVDALIGAAYGSAGERCMAISVAVAVGQVADRLVEALVPRVKALRIGPGSDDASEMGPVVTGAHKAKIEGYIAEGVKAGAELLVDGRGLQVPGHEKGFFIGGTLFDHVTSDMTIYREEIFGPVLAVVRVPDLAAAIDLVNAHEYGNGVSCFTSDGGVARAFSRQVKIGMVGINVPIPVPMAWQSFGGWKRSLFGDHHAYGEEGVRFYTRFKSVMQRWPDSIAKGAEFTMPVAK; translated from the coding sequence ATGAGTAGCGCTGATATTGCAACCGTGCAGCACTTCATTGGCGGCCAGCAGGTGGCCGGCCGCAGCGAGCGCTTTGCCGATGTGTACAACCCCGCGGAAGGCGCCGTGACGGCCCGAGTGGCGCTGGCAAGCGAGGCGGATGTCGACGCCGCGGTCGCCGCAGCGAAGGCGGCCTTGCCCGCGTGGTCGGAAACGGCGCCGCTCAAGCGCGCCCGCGTGCTGTTCAAGTTCAAGGCGCTGCTCGACGCACATCAGGACGACCTCGCCCGGATCATCTCGCGCGAGCACGGCAAGGTGTTTTCCGACGCTCGTGGCGAAGTCACGCGCGGCATCGAGATCGTCGAATACGCGTGCGGCGCGCCGCAGTTGCTGATGGGCAAGCACAGCGACAACATCGGCGGCGGCATCGACAACTGGCATCTGCGTCAGCCGGTCGGTGTGTGCGCCGGCATCACCCCGTTTAACTTCCCCGCGATGGTGCCGATGTGGATGTTCCCGGTGGCGATCGCGTGCGGCAATACGTTCGTGCTCAAACCGTCCGAGCGCGACCCGTCGGCGAGTCTGTTGATGGCGGAATTGCTGCGTGAAGCGGGCCTGCCCGATGGTGTGTTCAACGTGGTGCAGGGCGACAAGGTTGCGGTCGATGCGCTGCTCGCGCACCCCGACGTGGAAGCGCTGTCGTTCGTGGGCTCCACGCCGATTGCCGAATACATCTACACGGAAGGCACGCGACGCGGCAAGCGCGTGCAGGCGCTCGGCGGCGCGAAGAACCACCTCGTGGTGATGCCCGATGCCGATCTCGATCAGGCGGTCGATGCGTTGATCGGTGCCGCCTACGGTTCGGCCGGCGAGCGGTGCATGGCGATTTCGGTCGCGGTTGCGGTGGGGCAGGTGGCCGATCGCCTCGTCGAGGCGCTGGTGCCGCGCGTGAAGGCGCTGCGCATCGGGCCGGGTTCTGACGACGCGTCGGAGATGGGCCCCGTCGTCACGGGCGCGCACAAGGCGAAGATCGAGGGCTATATCGCCGAGGGCGTGAAAGCGGGGGCCGAGTTGCTGGTCGACGGTCGCGGCTTGCAGGTGCCGGGACACGAGAAGGGCTTTTTCATCGGCGGCACGCTGTTCGATCACGTGACGTCCGACATGACGATTTATCGCGAAGAAATTTTCGGGCCGGTGCTCGCGGTGGTGCGTGTGCCCGATCTCGCAGCGGCCATCGACCTCGTCAATGCGCACGAGTACGGCAACGGCGTGTCGTGCTTCACGAGCGATGGCGGCGTGGCGCGTGCGTTCTCGCGTCAGGTGAAGATCGGCATGGTCGGCATCAACGTGCCGATTCCGGTGCCGATGGCGTGGCAGTCGTTCGGCGGATGGAAGCGCTCGTTGTTTGGCGACCACCATGCTTATGGTGAAGAAGGCGTTCGTTTTTACACGCGCTTCAAGAGCGTGATGCAGCGTTGGCCGGACAGCATCGCGAAGGGCGCGGAATTCACCATGCCGGTGGCGAAGTAG